The Amphiura filiformis chromosome 1, Afil_fr2py, whole genome shotgun sequence nucleotide sequence TAATTCATGTATGAGTTTTGTAACCCTTTCCATTTCATGTTTAGGTATATttatgacaggaaaacaaaacatttttctaTGGAACCAACTGTCAGagtttgtgtgtttttttgtttgtttgtttatagtgCCGTAACAGAAAGGTCACTTTGAATtagccatataaaattaatgaatTGATGGAGTGATTCCCCCATGCAAAAGGTCCTAGAGCATTCAAAAGTTTATTTaagaaaaatctgaaaacaaatcccatgaattgggggggggggaaagaacCAAACATAATGTTTGgttctcacccccccccccccaattaatgggatttgtaagattttttttaacattaattaCATACGGCCTTATTTGTAAAAAAACCCAGAAACAACAAACAACCACAAAATGTCCACCTTGTCTAGGCCTGCCGGCTCACAGAACAAAGTGTTTTGTTCTTGTGAATATACACAAGAGTCCTTTTATAAGCTACATGAAAAGTCCATTACAAATGCCATGCATCACCCACTTCATCCGCTTCTTTGAAGGATATGTAGCTCTCATCATTTTCCTCTGGGAAATTGGCCCTGATCGTAAGAACAACACATGCTGGTGTAGCCCTCCTGTTGTACCGGCCAAGCCGTTGGTGAATCCAATAGGTGTATGCCCGGTACGAAACATGACGATAGAGCCTGTTGATatcaaaagaaaaaggaaaattgTAAGAGTGAGTTTTGGTGAAATTAACATACAGGGCAAAATTGGTACATGTGCTAAGAAAATTTATGTTACAGGGCCTCCAAGAATAGCAATGCTTTTATACTGAAAGAGCTACCTTGTATAAAGAAAGgtcgaaataaataaataaaaattatgacAGTATCATTTGTACTGTTTAATTCTCAgacaaaaatgttggaaaaaacaTTGCCATTGTGTCAATGCATGTATTAAAATCATGTAACAATTTACATGTCACTGCTATCAAACcctgacaatttaaaaaaaaatatttgaaaatgtaaaACAGGTAAAACTGCAAGAGGGGATGGGAGCTATACCATTTGTACAAGTACATCGAGTAGTGTAGCATAAagtgtcaaaacaaaatgttcaCTTTGAAATAAATAGCAAGCTTAGCTTACCTGTTTGTCCAACCATCTCCGCCAGGGCCATACCCACGCACCTCCTTTAGGCTATTTACAACCATATGTAAAACAGCAGGGGTAAGGCAAACTGGGGCAAAATCCGGATGTTCGGTGATACAATTATAATCCTCAAGCTTTTCATCCAATGCTGTATGCTCGTGGCAGCACTCACACATTTGCCTTGTCGGATTTTGTGGCACATCACAATTGTTACAGTCGCACCATCTTTCAACTGCGAGTTCACCTATCAACAATAAATTAAAAGTGACACAAATCAGTATCAATCGAGTTCTATCATCATAATTAGCAAAATCACTCTCACATGGATGCCAAGCCGGTCAAGGTAGCAAAATATCACACCAAGGTAGTAGATGTTTGAAAAAGCTCACGcatcatcaataataataaagaaagtgGGTGGAGGGCAGGGttaacttttttattttgatcattCTAGATTCTCGAGCGCCTGGTCACGCGTCACGCcactgtctcacgccaagcaattccgaaAAGTTCACAGGCCTGCATAATATTATTAGGTTTCAtggatattatataaaaagcttttcaatttcaattgacCATGATTCATGTCGATGTACTTGCTGTATCGGTACAATCATACAATGGGTAGTGTTTCAGTGATCATTGCCATGTTGCGTTCATGGTGTATGATGTATCAAGTAATTTGTAcgtagtacaacaagtcatacatAGAATatatgaattttatcctttccacacaaaaataaaaatcatcgtatagatcacCTGTACTAATTTGTACGTACATCAATTTGACAACAAATGAACAatgcatgatgatcatgatgctcACGGATATATGTGTATAAACTGTATACTACTAGTACTAGGCTTAAAATAAAATCAGAGCTCAAACCAGAGGACGTTCGCGCACATTTTTAGGCAAATGTAAATTTCGATGGGATTTGTAACAGCTGTATTAATTTAAAAGAGAACACAAAATGATACGTACCTTCGAGTCTTTGCTGCAGAATTCTGTTCCGATCATCATTATGATCAACTTCAGCCACTACATTTTGAACTTCGTCTTGCAGTTGTTCTCGGCGCCTCTGTATTTCTTCAGCCGTAAAACGGGGCTCATACTGAAAGGGTGCTAAATTATCTGGGATTTGCCCGTTCATCCTGGAAATTTATTATGATAAAATAGGATGGAAATTGTCGAAAAAAATGCAATGTCTCTGTGAAATGCTGAAGTAAACACGCCAAGTGAAGTGAACGCTGATCAGCTGGCCTTCgtcaaaaaaatagaaatactTTCACATCGTTGCGCAGCAACAAGAATTAGGCTTTCCCAAGTCTCGCGGCTTTCTGATCGCATTACAGTATTATGCAGAATTTTACCGGATAAATTTGACTAGATTGTTATTAAATAAATGTTATTAACGTAAAATTCCACCATTTAAAATCATTCAGCAGAAAAAAAAGATGACATTTAGCCATAAAATGGACTAAGCTGAACTCCTAGTCTTGACTCAAGCCCATTGCATTACCGATACCGTAACATGTTACAATGCAAGGCGAGAAAATACCGTGCTAAAATACTCCTTTTTGAACATAATagggcaaaatacttcagataaATACAAGAAAACGGAAGTGGAAGAGTATTTCTTTGTAATTTTGTAACAATTTTCATTTAGTTTGTTGGCATATATAATGAAAATCACTCGTAAAATTTGGGATCGATTCATGCTACTCTGTTCTGAAAAGCGTGTGTTTTCTTTCGTGGCTGATGAGAATATAGCACGGTGACGTCACAATCTATCCCATAATAGTTCGCGAATCAACTCGACCTATCCCATCGGCACTTTCGGCAATTTCGATCTCGCGGTGGGAATTTTAAATAATACAGGGAGAGAGTAAAcggtttaaa carries:
- the LOC140153840 gene encoding uncharacterized protein; its protein translation is MNGQIPDNLAPFQYEPRFTAEEIQRRREQLQDEVQNVVAEVDHNDDRNRILQQRLEGELAVERWCDCNNCDVPQNPTRQMCECCHEHTALDEKLEDYNCITEHPDFAPVCLTPAVLHMVVNSLKEVRGYGPGGDGWTNRLYRHVSYRAYTYWIHQRLGRYNRRATPACVVLTIRANFPEENDESYISFKEADEVGDAWHL